A stretch of Haemophilus influenzae DNA encodes these proteins:
- the serA gene encoding phosphoglycerate dehydrogenase, translating to MTNKVSLDKSKIKFVLFEGVHQSALDTLHAAGYSNIDYYKKALDGDELKEAIKDAHFIGLRSRTHLTAEMIEAAPKLIAVGCFCIGTNQVDLNAAKARGIPVFNAPFSNTRSVAELVLGEILLLMRNVPQANAEVHRGVWNKSATGSYEVRGKKLGIIGYGHIGSQLSIIAESLGMDVYFYDIENKLPLGNAKQVRSLEELLSSCDVVSLHVPELPSTKNLMNATRIAQLKQGAILINAARGTVVDIDALAQALKDGKLQGAAIDVFPVEPASINEEFVSPLREFDNVILTPHIGGSTAEAQENIGFEVAGKFVKYSDNGSTLSSVNFPEVSLPEHEGTKRLLHIHENRPGILNKLNQIFVEANLNIAAQYLQTDPKIGYVVVDVETNDASPLLTKLKEIDGTIRARVLY from the coding sequence ATGACAAACAAAGTTTCACTCGACAAATCAAAAATTAAATTTGTATTGTTTGAAGGTGTGCATCAAAGCGCACTTGATACGCTCCACGCGGCAGGCTATAGCAATATTGATTACTATAAAAAAGCACTGGATGGTGATGAATTAAAAGAAGCCATTAAAGATGCACATTTTATCGGATTACGTTCTCGCACCCATTTAACCGCAGAAATGATTGAAGCCGCACCCAAATTAATCGCAGTAGGCTGTTTCTGTATTGGCACCAACCAAGTGGATTTAAATGCAGCAAAAGCACGTGGTATTCCTGTATTTAATGCGCCATTCTCAAACACTCGTTCCGTCGCAGAACTTGTATTAGGCGAGATTTTATTACTTATGCGTAATGTGCCACAGGCTAATGCCGAAGTACATCGTGGTGTTTGGAATAAATCCGCGACTGGCTCTTATGAAGTGCGGGGTAAAAAATTAGGCATTATTGGTTACGGCCACATTGGTTCACAATTAAGTATTATTGCCGAATCATTAGGCATGGATGTGTATTTCTATGATATTGAAAATAAACTTCCGCTCGGTAATGCAAAACAGGTTCGTAGCCTTGAAGAATTACTCAGTTCTTGCGATGTGGTTTCATTACATGTGCCAGAACTGCCCTCCACCAAAAACTTAATGAACGCAACGCGTATCGCACAATTAAAACAAGGGGCAATTTTGATCAATGCTGCGCGTGGCACTGTGGTAGATATTGATGCTCTCGCTCAAGCCTTAAAAGACGGGAAACTTCAGGGTGCCGCAATTGATGTATTCCCCGTTGAACCTGCTTCAATTAATGAAGAATTTGTCTCGCCATTACGCGAATTTGATAATGTGATTTTAACGCCACATATTGGCGGCTCAACAGCGGAAGCACAAGAAAATATCGGTTTTGAAGTGGCAGGCAAATTTGTTAAATATTCAGATAATGGCTCAACCCTTTCTTCGGTAAACTTCCCAGAAGTCTCTTTACCAGAGCACGAGGGAACAAAACGCTTATTGCATATTCATGAAAATCGCCCTGGTATATTGAACAAACTGAACCAAATTTTCGTCGAAGCCAACCTCAATATTGCCGCACAATATTTACAAACTGACCCGAAAATTGGTTACGTTGTCGTTGATGTAGAAACGAATGATGCATCACCATTACTGACAAAATTGAAGGAAATTGATGGCACAATTCGTGCTAGAGTACTTTACTAA
- the pyrR gene encoding bifunctional pyr operon transcriptional regulator/uracil phosphoribosyltransferase PyrR, with protein MEKIIIDHDRFLRTISRISHEIIEKHQTLDDLVIVGIKRRGAEIAELLQRRVEELSGINLPSMELDITFYRDDLTLVDQEDKMPVYSGSSQYLNIQDKTVILVDDVLFTGRTIRAAMDALTDFGRAAKIELVIFVDRGHRELPIRADYVGKNVPTSRDELVQVRTEKQDGCYEVAILGK; from the coding sequence ATGGAAAAAATTATTATTGATCATGATCGTTTTCTTCGCACAATTTCGCGTATTTCTCACGAAATTATTGAAAAACATCAAACCTTAGATGATCTTGTTATTGTTGGAATTAAACGCCGTGGCGCGGAAATTGCAGAATTATTACAACGTCGAGTTGAAGAGTTAAGTGGTATAAATTTACCTTCAATGGAACTGGATATTACCTTTTATCGAGATGATTTAACTTTGGTTGATCAGGAAGATAAAATGCCAGTTTATAGTGGTTCATCACAATATTTGAATATTCAAGATAAAACCGTCATTTTGGTTGATGATGTGTTGTTTACTGGTCGAACCATTCGAGCGGCAATGGATGCGCTTACTGATTTTGGTCGTGCTGCAAAAATTGAATTAGTGATTTTTGTTGATCGTGGCCATCGTGAATTACCCATTCGTGCTGATTACGTAGGTAAAAATGTGCCAACAAGCCGTGATGAACTTGTACAAGTTCGTACTGAAAAACAAGATGGCTGTTACGAAGTTGCTATTCTAGGGAAATAA
- a CDS encoding peptidylprolyl isomerase, with product MKKFILKSFLLATLGCVAFTSMAQAEERVVATVDGIPILESQVRANMGKKGDRQSALDKIIDDLLVQKAIQESGVKIDPREIDRVVEDTAARNGLTYGQFLDALDYQGISLNTFRQQIANQMVMGAVRNKAIQESIDVTREEVVALGQKMLDEAKSQGTAQKVTGKEYEVRHILLKLNPLLNDAQAKKQLAKIRSDIIAGKTTFADAALKYSKDYLSGANGGSLGYAFPETYAPQFAQTVMKSKQGVISAPFKTEFGWHILEVTGVRDGDLTAEAYTQKAYERLVNTQLQDATNDWVKALRKRANIQYFNK from the coding sequence ATGAAAAAATTTATTCTAAAATCTTTTTTATTGGCTACTTTAGGTTGTGTTGCTTTTACTTCTATGGCACAAGCGGAGGAACGTGTTGTCGCGACAGTAGATGGTATTCCTATTTTAGAAAGCCAAGTTCGTGCCAATATGGGTAAAAAAGGCGATCGCCAAAGTGCACTTGATAAAATTATTGATGATCTTTTAGTGCAAAAAGCGATTCAAGAATCTGGTGTGAAAATTGATCCTCGTGAAATCGATCGTGTTGTGGAAGACACTGCAGCTAGAAATGGCTTAACTTATGGTCAATTTTTGGATGCGTTAGATTATCAAGGCATTTCATTAAATACATTCCGTCAGCAAATTGCCAATCAAATGGTGATGGGGGCTGTACGTAACAAAGCTATTCAAGAAAGTATTGATGTAACGCGTGAAGAAGTGGTTGCACTTGGTCAAAAAATGTTGGATGAGGCAAAATCACAAGGCACTGCACAAAAAGTTACAGGTAAAGAATACGAAGTGCGTCACATTTTGTTAAAACTTAATCCATTGTTAAATGATGCTCAAGCAAAAAAACAATTAGCTAAAATTCGTTCTGATATTATTGCAGGTAAAACAACTTTTGCTGATGCGGCTTTAAAATATTCTAAAGATTATTTATCGGGTGCGAATGGCGGTAGTTTAGGTTATGCGTTCCCAGAAACTTATGCACCACAGTTTGCGCAAACCGTCATGAAAAGTAAACAAGGTGTGATTTCTGCACCATTTAAAACTGAGTTTGGTTGGCATATTTTGGAAGTAACTGGCGTACGTGATGGCGATCTTACAGCAGAAGCCTACACACAAAAAGCATATGAACGTTTAGTAAATACTCAATTACAAGATGCGACGAACGATTGGGTTAAAGCATTGCGTAAAAGAGCGAATATTCAGTATTTTAATAAATAA
- the rpiA gene encoding ribose-5-phosphate isomerase RpiA, with the protein MNQLEMKKLAAQAALEYVTADTIVGVGSGSTVNCFIEALGTIKNKIQGAVAASKASEELLRKQGIEVFNANDVSSLDIYVDGADEINPQKMMIKGGGAALTREKIVAALAKKFICIVDSSKQVDVLGSTFPLPVEVIPMARSQVGRKLVALGGAPEYREGVVTDNGNVILDVHNFSILNPVEMEKELNNVAGVVTNGIFALRGADVVIVGTPEGAKIID; encoded by the coding sequence ATGAATCAATTAGAAATGAAAAAACTCGCCGCACAAGCTGCATTAGAATATGTAACAGCTGACACAATTGTTGGCGTGGGCAGTGGCTCCACAGTGAACTGCTTTATTGAAGCTTTGGGTACAATCAAAAATAAAATTCAAGGCGCAGTTGCGGCTTCAAAAGCATCAGAAGAATTATTACGTAAACAAGGGATCGAAGTATTTAATGCAAATGATGTCTCTAGCTTAGATATTTATGTGGATGGTGCAGATGAAATCAATCCACAAAAAATGATGATTAAAGGCGGCGGTGCGGCACTTACTCGTGAAAAAATCGTTGCGGCATTAGCGAAAAAATTTATTTGTATTGTAGATTCTAGTAAACAAGTAGATGTGTTAGGTTCGACTTTCCCATTGCCAGTTGAAGTTATTCCAATGGCTCGTTCACAAGTGGGCAGAAAATTAGTCGCACTTGGTGGCGCACCTGAGTATCGTGAAGGCGTGGTTACAGATAATGGCAATGTGATTTTAGATGTACACAACTTCAGTATTTTAAATCCAGTTGAAATGGAAAAAGAATTAAACAATGTTGCAGGTGTCGTCACTAATGGGATATTCGCATTGCGTGGCGCAGATGTTGTAATCGTCGGCACGCCTGAAGGTGCCAAAATTATTGACTAA
- a CDS encoding YgfZ/GcvT domain-containing protein has translation MSQFISLTQYQLIEVQGADVEKYLQGQLTSDVVRLASGATTLTAHCDPKGKMNAIYRLFKVSSEQVFLLVKKDILPSALDALKKYAVFSKVSFDLRDWQIIGVIGEKCGKITPHFSLEIDGQRSILLNETELPVNFNGDEKIWEVADIQAGLPNLSPQTQNEFIPQALNLQAVEQAISFTKGCYIGQETVARAKYRGANKRAMFIFKAQTQQEVEIGSEIEMQLEANWRKTGTITSAVNLDGILWLQVVMNNDMDSEQQFRLPSNEILLERVQLPYSITE, from the coding sequence ATGTCTCAATTTATTTCTCTTACTCAATATCAACTGATTGAAGTACAGGGTGCGGATGTAGAAAAATATTTGCAAGGGCAATTAACTTCTGATGTTGTGCGATTAGCGAGTGGCGCAACGACGCTTACAGCTCACTGCGACCCAAAAGGTAAAATGAATGCAATTTACCGTTTGTTTAAAGTAAGTAGTGAACAAGTCTTTTTGCTCGTTAAGAAAGATATTTTGCCAAGCGCTCTGGATGCTTTGAAAAAATATGCGGTATTTTCCAAAGTTAGTTTTGATTTACGTGATTGGCAAATCATCGGCGTAATAGGTGAAAAATGTGGAAAAATTACACCGCACTTTTCATTGGAAATTGATGGACAGCGTTCAATTTTATTAAATGAAACTGAATTACCCGTGAATTTTAATGGCGATGAAAAAATTTGGGAAGTAGCCGATATTCAAGCAGGATTGCCAAATTTAAGTCCGCAAACACAAAATGAATTTATCCCACAAGCACTAAATTTACAGGCCGTTGAGCAAGCAATTTCTTTTACCAAAGGCTGTTATATTGGGCAAGAAACCGTGGCACGTGCGAAATATCGTGGGGCAAACAAACGTGCAATGTTTATTTTTAAAGCGCAAACTCAGCAGGAAGTGGAAATTGGCAGTGAAATCGAAATGCAGCTTGAAGCCAATTGGCGTAAGACTGGCACGATTACAAGTGCGGTCAATTTAGACGGTATTTTATGGTTGCAAGTTGTGATGAATAATGACATGGATTCAGAGCAACAATTTAGATTGCCGAGTAATGAAATACTGTTAGAGCGAGTGCAGTTACCTTATTCGATTACTGAATAA
- the lon gene encoding endopeptidase La has product MAKNTQRTMPVLPLRDVVVFPYMVMPLFVGRVKSINALEEAMNDDKQILLVSQREADLEEPTPEDLFDVGTIANIIQLLKLPDGTVKVLVEGQNRAKINSLEDGEKCFSAQITPIETTYGDEQELVVAKSAVLSEFENYLTLNKKVPTDILNALQRIDDVDRLADTMAAHLPVSIRHKQNALELANVQERLEYLLGMMESEADILQVEKRIRGRVKKQMEKSQRNYYLNEQIKAIRKEMDGGENEDTIDEVEQLHQKVEAAGMPADVRDKVENELQKLKMMSAMSSEATVIRSYIEWMIQVPWHQRSKVKKDIVKAQQVLDTDHYGLDRVKERILEYLAVQARLNKVKGPILCLVGPPGVGKTSLGQSIANATGRKYVRMALGGVRDEAEIRGHRKTYIGALPGKLIQKMAKVGVKNPLFLLDEIDKMASDMRGDPASALLEVLDPEQNTTFNDHYLEVDYDLSDVMFVATSNSMNIPGPLLDRMEVIRLSGYTEDEKLNIAMRHLLAKQIERNGLKKGELTVEESAILDIIRYYTREAGVRGLEREISKICRKAVKNLLVNPKLKSITVNSDNLHDYLGVKRFEFGKADTQNRIGEVTGLAWTEVGGDLLTIETASVVGKGKLSFTGSLGDVMKESIQAAMTVVRARADKLGINAEFHEKRDIHIHVPDGATPKDGPSAGIAMCTALISCLTGNPVRADVAMTGEISLRGKVLPIGGLKEKLLAAHRGGIKTVLIPKENVKDLEEIPENVKQNLAIHAVETIDEVLGFALENPPEGIEFVKVKAKPKAPRRKVTSKSERAVN; this is encoded by the coding sequence ATGGCGAAGAATACCCAACGTACAATGCCCGTATTGCCATTACGCGATGTTGTCGTTTTTCCTTATATGGTGATGCCACTTTTTGTAGGGCGCGTAAAATCAATTAATGCCCTTGAAGAAGCGATGAACGATGACAAACAGATTCTTTTGGTATCCCAAAGAGAAGCTGATTTGGAAGAACCTACCCCTGAAGATTTATTTGATGTGGGTACCATTGCTAACATTATTCAGTTATTAAAATTACCTGATGGCACAGTAAAAGTGCTAGTTGAAGGTCAAAATCGCGCGAAAATTAACAGTCTTGAAGACGGCGAAAAGTGCTTTTCCGCCCAAATTACCCCTATCGAAACCACTTATGGCGATGAACAAGAGTTAGTGGTGGCAAAAAGTGCGGTACTTTCTGAGTTTGAAAATTATCTTACCCTCAACAAAAAAGTGCCTACAGATATTCTCAATGCCCTTCAACGTATTGATGATGTTGATCGCTTAGCTGACACAATGGCTGCCCATCTCCCTGTAAGCATTCGCCATAAACAAAATGCGTTAGAACTCGCTAATGTGCAAGAACGTTTAGAATATTTGCTTGGTATGATGGAATCAGAGGCTGATATTCTCCAAGTGGAAAAACGGATTCGCGGTCGTGTAAAAAAACAAATGGAGAAAAGCCAGCGTAACTATTATTTGAACGAGCAAATTAAAGCCATTCGTAAAGAAATGGATGGTGGCGAAAATGAAGATACCATTGATGAAGTTGAACAACTGCATCAAAAGGTGGAAGCGGCAGGCATGCCAGCTGATGTGCGTGACAAAGTAGAAAATGAATTACAAAAACTTAAAATGATGTCTGCCATGTCTTCTGAAGCAACGGTAATACGCAGTTATATTGAATGGATGATCCAAGTGCCTTGGCATCAACGTTCTAAAGTGAAAAAAGACATTGTTAAAGCACAGCAAGTTTTAGATACCGATCACTATGGTTTAGATCGCGTAAAAGAACGCATTCTTGAATATTTAGCAGTACAAGCGCGTTTAAACAAAGTGAAAGGCCCGATTCTTTGTTTAGTTGGCCCTCCAGGTGTAGGTAAAACTTCTCTTGGTCAGTCTATTGCCAATGCTACTGGTCGTAAATATGTACGTATGGCATTAGGCGGCGTGCGTGATGAAGCAGAAATCCGTGGTCACCGTAAAACCTATATTGGTGCATTGCCAGGTAAATTAATTCAAAAGATGGCAAAAGTGGGCGTAAAAAATCCATTATTCTTGCTTGATGAAATCGACAAAATGGCATCCGATATGCGAGGTGATCCTGCATCAGCGTTGCTTGAAGTATTAGATCCCGAGCAAAACACCACGTTTAACGATCACTATTTAGAAGTGGATTATGATCTTTCTGATGTGATGTTTGTGGCAACATCAAACTCTATGAATATTCCAGGCCCATTATTGGATCGTATGGAAGTTATTCGTCTTTCTGGTTATACAGAAGATGAAAAACTTAATATCGCAATGCGCCATTTATTAGCAAAACAAATTGAACGTAATGGTTTGAAGAAAGGCGAACTTACCGTAGAAGAAAGTGCAATTTTAGATATTATCCGCTATTACACACGTGAAGCGGGCGTACGTGGATTAGAACGTGAAATTTCAAAAATCTGCCGTAAAGCCGTGAAAAATTTATTAGTAAATCCAAAACTTAAATCTATCACGGTAAATTCAGATAATCTGCACGATTATCTTGGCGTAAAACGTTTTGAATTTGGTAAAGCTGACACGCAAAACCGTATTGGCGAAGTAACTGGTTTAGCTTGGACAGAAGTGGGCGGCGATTTACTCACTATTGAAACTGCCTCTGTTGTGGGCAAAGGAAAACTTTCTTTCACTGGTTCATTAGGCGATGTGATGAAAGAATCCATTCAAGCGGCAATGACCGTTGTGCGTGCTCGTGCGGATAAACTGGGTATCAATGCTGAATTCCACGAAAAACGTGACATTCACATTCACGTGCCAGATGGTGCAACACCAAAAGATGGCCCAAGTGCAGGTATTGCAATGTGTACTGCATTAATTTCTTGTTTAACAGGTAATCCTGTGCGTGCTGATGTGGCAATGACAGGAGAAATCAGTTTACGTGGTAAAGTATTACCAATCGGTGGATTAAAAGAAAAACTTCTTGCGGCACATCGTGGCGGAATTAAAACCGTATTAATTCCAAAAGAGAACGTTAAAGATCTTGAAGAAATTCCAGAAAACGTAAAACAAAATCTTGCAATTCATGCGGTAGAAACCATTGATGAAGTGCTTGGTTTTGCATTGGAAAATCCACCAGAGGGCATTGAGTTTGTTAAAGTGAAGGCTAAACCTAAAGCACCACGCCGTAAAGTGACGAGTAAATCAGAAAGAGCGGTCAATTAA
- the hemW gene encoding radical SAM family heme chaperone HemW has translation MLKLPPLSLYIHIPWCVQKCPYCDFNSHAQKGDIPEQDYIYHLLQDLQADLQRFKDSIQQRKLHSIFIGGGTPSLFSAESIAYLLKEIKKQIDFEDNIEITLEANPGTVEAERFKGYVSAGIMRISMGIQSFNDDKLQRLGRIHNAAEAKSAVNLAKVSGLKSFNLDLMHGLPNQTLEEALDDLRQAIELSPPHISWYQLTIEPNTMFAYRPPKLPDDDALWDIFEQGHQLLTMAGYQQYETSAYAKAGFQCKHNLNYWRFGDYLAIGCGAHGKLTFPTGEITRFSKTKHPKGYLRGEYLYEEKNVPEIDRPFEFFMNRFRLLEAVPKQEFEDYTGLSQSAVKNQIDFAIQQNYIVENADSWQITEHGKLFLNELLELFLTEE, from the coding sequence ATGCTAAAACTTCCCCCACTTTCCCTTTATATACACATTCCTTGGTGCGTTCAAAAATGCCCTTATTGTGATTTTAATTCGCACGCACAAAAAGGCGATATACCAGAACAAGACTATATTTATCATCTTCTGCAAGATTTGCAGGCTGATTTGCAACGCTTTAAAGATTCTATTCAACAACGAAAACTCCATTCAATTTTTATTGGTGGCGGTACACCAAGTTTGTTCTCGGCAGAAAGCATTGCGTATCTCTTAAAAGAAATAAAAAAACAGATTGATTTTGAAGATAATATTGAAATCACATTAGAAGCTAATCCTGGCACGGTAGAAGCTGAACGTTTTAAAGGTTATGTATCCGCAGGCATTATGCGAATTTCTATGGGAATTCAAAGTTTCAATGATGATAAATTACAACGTCTTGGGCGGATTCATAATGCAGCAGAGGCAAAAAGTGCGGTCAATTTAGCGAAAGTTTCTGGGCTAAAAAGTTTCAATTTAGATTTAATGCACGGTTTGCCTAACCAAACGTTGGAAGAAGCCTTAGATGATCTTCGTCAAGCAATTGAGCTATCTCCTCCCCATATTTCTTGGTATCAGCTGACTATTGAACCAAATACGATGTTTGCTTATCGCCCACCTAAATTACCAGATGATGACGCACTTTGGGACATTTTTGAGCAAGGTCACCAACTTTTAACGATGGCAGGCTACCAGCAATATGAAACGTCTGCTTACGCAAAAGCGGGTTTTCAATGTAAACATAATTTGAATTATTGGCGATTTGGGGATTATTTAGCCATTGGCTGTGGCGCACACGGGAAATTGACGTTTCCGACTGGCGAGATTACTCGCTTTTCTAAAACCAAGCACCCGAAAGGTTATTTGCGTGGCGAATATCTTTACGAAGAAAAAAACGTGCCAGAAATTGACCGCCCTTTTGAGTTTTTTATGAATCGCTTTCGTTTGTTAGAAGCGGTTCCCAAACAAGAATTTGAAGATTACACAGGCTTGTCGCAAAGTGCGGTGAAAAATCAAATTGATTTTGCCATTCAACAAAACTATATTGTGGAAAACGCTGATTCTTGGCAAATCACTGAGCACGGCAAGTTATTTCTCAATGAACTATTGGAATTATTTTTAACTGAAGAATAG
- a CDS encoding YicC/YloC family endoribonuclease produces MIYSMTAFARLEVKKDWGDAVWEIRSVNQRYLENFFRLPEQFRGLENTLREKLRQSLTRGKIECSLRIETKKQTNAELNLNKELANQVIQSLQWIKTQAGEGEINLTDVLRYPGVVEAQEQDLDAISQDLLTAFDDLLTDFIAMRGREGEKLNDIIQQRLDAIAVEADKVRSQMPAVLQWQRERLLQRFEDAQLNLDPQRVEQEMILLAQRVDVAEELDRLQMHVKETTNILKKGGAVGRKLDFMMQELNRESNTLASKSINADITASAVELKVLIEQMREQIQNLE; encoded by the coding sequence ATGATTTACAGTATGACCGCTTTTGCACGCCTTGAAGTGAAAAAAGATTGGGGCGATGCGGTATGGGAAATTCGTTCCGTCAATCAACGTTATTTAGAAAACTTTTTCCGTTTACCCGAGCAATTTCGCGGATTAGAAAACACGTTGCGTGAGAAACTTCGTCAAAGTCTTACTCGCGGGAAAATTGAATGTTCTTTGCGTATTGAAACAAAAAAACAAACAAATGCTGAATTGAATTTAAATAAAGAACTTGCGAATCAAGTCATTCAATCTTTGCAATGGATTAAAACTCAAGCTGGAGAAGGTGAAATTAATTTGACAGACGTGTTGCGTTATCCGGGGGTGGTGGAAGCGCAAGAGCAAGATTTAGATGCGATTAGTCAAGATTTATTGACAGCCTTTGATGATTTACTGACCGATTTTATTGCAATGCGTGGTCGTGAAGGGGAAAAACTGAACGATATTATTCAACAACGCTTAGATGCCATTGCAGTAGAAGCGGATAAAGTGCGATCACAAATGCCAGCAGTTTTACAATGGCAGCGTGAACGGTTATTGCAACGTTTTGAAGATGCTCAACTTAATCTTGATCCACAGCGTGTGGAACAAGAAATGATTTTACTCGCTCAACGTGTTGATGTGGCGGAAGAACTCGATCGTTTACAAATGCACGTGAAAGAAACCACGAATATTTTGAAAAAAGGCGGTGCAGTTGGTCGTAAATTAGATTTTATGATGCAAGAATTGAATCGTGAATCCAATACCCTTGCGTCTAAATCCATTAATGCGGATATCACGGCTTCTGCGGTGGAATTAAAAGTGCTTATCGAACAAATGCGTGAGCAAATTCAGAATTTAGAATAG
- a CDS encoding VirK/YbjX family protein, which produces MSTKNHFIFPTYVQMYPYSKDRPFLKQVREKLRYYGYKWLYQKQCHQLVDFLNTETQWQSLFTQDYYRTNTILTTFCDKRFSASERLTAITENLRLAEEKMGRSLCQQLLDQQHIVLTQLTEDLRLSLSINHIDPFEGYFSINIRNQNNERVYDASFTFLSPNKLLIASIQGPSSDNAQELVKQATKALHGMRPMFMLVNAFKMLAEKWQCELVGIPHKAQGKYRLSARSKILFNYDEFWQENQGEYRHNYWQLPLHIERKQLEDIASKKRSMYRKRYEMLDQMALDIQQL; this is translated from the coding sequence ATGTCCACGAAAAATCATTTTATTTTCCCCACTTACGTTCAAATGTATCCTTATTCTAAGGATCGCCCTTTTCTTAAACAAGTGCGGGAAAAATTACGCTATTATGGCTATAAATGGTTATATCAAAAGCAATGTCATCAATTAGTGGATTTCCTTAATACAGAAACGCAATGGCAGTCTTTATTTACACAAGATTATTATCGTACTAATACAATTCTGACGACCTTTTGCGATAAACGTTTTTCTGCTTCAGAACGTTTAACGGCGATTACGGAGAATTTACGTTTGGCAGAAGAAAAAATGGGACGTTCGCTTTGCCAACAATTATTAGATCAACAACATATCGTGCTAACCCAATTAACTGAGGATTTGCGTTTATCGTTGAGTATTAATCATATCGATCCCTTTGAAGGATATTTTTCTATTAATATTCGCAATCAAAATAACGAACGAGTATATGATGCGTCTTTCACTTTTTTAAGCCCGAATAAATTGCTTATCGCCTCAATTCAAGGCCCCTCAAGCGACAATGCACAAGAACTTGTGAAACAGGCTACGAAAGCATTACACGGTATGCGACCAATGTTTATGTTGGTTAATGCGTTCAAAATGCTTGCTGAAAAATGGCAATGTGAGTTAGTGGGCATTCCGCACAAAGCACAAGGAAAATACCGTCTTTCTGCTCGCAGTAAGATTTTGTTTAATTACGATGAATTTTGGCAAGAAAACCAAGGAGAATATCGCCATAACTATTGGCAATTACCTTTGCATATTGAACGCAAACAATTAGAAGATATCGCAAGTAAAAAACGTTCTATGTATCGTAAACGTTATGAAATGCTAGACCAAATGGCACTGGATATTCAGCAACTTTAA
- the mazG gene encoding nucleoside triphosphate pyrophosphohydrolase: MHYSIQDFIQLIAQLRNPNGGCPWDLKQNYESMIPCLTEETYEVIEAIEKKDIPNLREELGDLLLQVVFFSQLATEDKYFTFDDVLQDIAEKIVRRHPHVFGDAKAGDETEALSRWNEMKAKEKQGKSEETSILDNVPRALPSLTRAAKLQKRCSKVGFDWEEISPVFDKVREELEEVQAEINRTSIEQNKVEEEIGDLLFATVNLARHLKCDPEDALRKANLKFERRFRAVEQAVQQQGKQVNNVPLIELDLLWDEVKKQEN; this comes from the coding sequence ATGCACTACTCTATTCAAGATTTTATTCAACTCATCGCCCAACTTCGCAATCCAAATGGCGGATGCCCTTGGGATTTAAAACAAAATTATGAATCCATGATTCCTTGTTTAACGGAAGAAACTTACGAAGTAATCGAAGCCATTGAGAAAAAAGACATACCAAATTTACGTGAAGAATTAGGGGATTTATTGTTGCAAGTCGTTTTCTTCAGCCAGCTTGCAACGGAAGATAAATACTTTACTTTTGACGATGTGTTACAAGATATCGCTGAAAAAATTGTACGCCGTCATCCTCACGTGTTTGGTGATGCAAAAGCGGGGGACGAAACAGAAGCCCTTTCCCGTTGGAACGAAATGAAAGCCAAAGAAAAACAAGGTAAAAGTGAAGAAACCTCTATTTTAGATAATGTGCCTCGTGCTTTGCCTTCTCTTACGCGAGCGGCAAAATTACAAAAACGTTGTTCAAAAGTAGGGTTTGATTGGGAAGAAATTTCACCCGTATTTGACAAAGTGCGGGAAGAATTAGAAGAAGTTCAAGCTGAAATTAACCGCACTTCGATTGAACAAAATAAAGTGGAAGAGGAAATCGGCGATTTATTGTTCGCAACCGTCAATCTTGCTCGCCACTTAAAATGTGATCCTGAAGATGCATTGCGGAAAGCAAATTTAAAATTTGAACGTCGTTTTCGAGCAGTAGAGCAAGCGGTTCAACAACAAGGTAAGCAAGTGAATAATGTGCCACTTATTGAATTAGATTTGTTATGGGATGAAGTGAAAAAACAAGAAAACTAA